In the genome of Candidatus Pristimantibacillus lignocellulolyticus, the window TATACATCTGGGCAAGTTCAGCTGCTGCTGGAGCACAAGCATCATAGATAACGCTACCTTCACGCTTATCTATTGTTTGGGCTACTCTAGCAAGCATACGATCCAAAATATAATCAAAGGTCATATGTTCATACATTGCTTGTAACCTCTCCTTCAAAACTTCCATATATCGAAGTAACCGTGAATTGAATGTTCATCAGATCACTTGAAATACTTGTCTCTACATTTTTTACTGCTGTAATGCGATCGTCAATCAATAAAGCTTCTTCTATCATTCGCTTTACTTCTGACGTAACAAATTGTGGCGGATTACCTATAATGAGCTTTAATTCATGACCATAATCAAAGCTGTAAATATCGTACCAAAATCGATCAGTTTGTAACGACTTCAATACTGCTTGTTTTACCGCATCAAGTCCATCCGTTTTACCCGTAATCTTTCCTCTATCTAGATCAAGCTTCCAGGTTAAAGACGGCTGCTGTAGCTGTACTAATCCGCTATCTAATCGACTTGCTCCAACTTCAGGTATCATGTGCTCACCACTCGATCTAAAATAATATACTGTTGACCACCTTGAACGCGTAATAAAAGTAACTTATTGCCTAGCTTTAATCCTTCACGAACGATATAGCTCGTACCACCGAGAACTAATCTATTCTCAGTTAATGATTCAGGAACTACTAAAAAATCCGCAGGAAGTGTAAAACGTTGATCTACGTTTACTTCAAGCGGATTTATATCGGTTACTACTCCGAACATAATCGTAACGGGATTGCTAGCAGCTATTGCTGCCATAGCTGCTTGTTTCACTGTACTTAATAAATCGGTCAATTATACCACCCTCAAATCTAGCGACATCGTATGATCTGCCCCATCAAAATTATGAGAACATTCATCAACGAGCAAGGCTTGATCTACCCCGTATTCAGATATTATTATTCTAACTCTCATGCCTGCTCGAATTCTAATATCTCCGATTGCATTTACTTTTAATGATTTGGTCTCTCGATTATGAATGGTAGACAGTGAATCCAGCAATTCAGTAATTTGTGCTTCATTGGAATCTTCATCAATACTTTGATACAACTGTAACAATCCCCAACGTTTAATATTTACACTGTCTTTAGACAAGTAAATATCGCGTTTACCTGTATCTTTATTATCCTTATATAACTTGATTTGGTTGTATGTCTGGCTATCAATCGAAGTTTGGACATTGTAATCATACATCAAGCTACGATCACCAATAATTAGATCAAGTTGGTCATCATCTACATTTCGTAAACATAAGGAACCAAAGTCATCATATAGACAGTAATCTCGACCTGTATTGGAAAACGTAAGGGTGATTGCTTTACATATAATATCTAATAGTTTTTGGCCGTCTTCACTCATGACAGGAATTTTGTATAATGTATCTGCTACAGTACCGAGCTTAAGATTGAAGTCTGTAGCAATTCGTTTCAATACATCTGTTGCGGTTATACCTTTAAACACATAAGTGTCAGTATTCATGAGATATCGGATTTGATCATATGCTGTTATCTTCACACTTTCGTCTCTACCCTCATCGATACTAAAAATATAACCATAAAAAATTTTATTATTGTCTACGGCTACGGCAACCCCATCGCCGTTTCTATACATAAAATCTTTAGATTGATATATAGCTCCTTTTACTAAAGTGAAACTGACTGTCCCAGCTGTTCCTATTCGGGTAGTTTTCCATGAAAGACCTTCAACAATATTACTCACGTCCCACTTATTACCCTCTCGATTATGGATCTCTATTGTTAAACTCATGGTAACTTCAGCACCTTTCCTATAGGTAGCCTTTTTAACTCTGAATCTTTAATGTTATTTAATGTCTGGATTTCCTTCCACCGAGTACCGTTCCCTAATTTCTTTTTAGCTACAGACCAAAGAGAATCTCCTGCGATCATTGTATATGTTTTATCTTGTTGTTTATCATTAGGTCTACTATCCGTTGATGTAGCTCCAACTTTTCCACCATCGCTAGTCGTTTCTGTACTGACTTTCTTTGCACCATAAAAAATATACTTCATAAGCTTAATCGAATACTCAATATCCCCACCACCGCCAGCTGCTTCTTCCCATTGAAAAGATTCGATGCTTACGGCGGTATTAATATCATACGTACTACTACTGAAAATGAAGCGTACAGGTCGTTTTGAAGCCATCCATTTTTCAATGAGTTTAATATACTCTACTGGTTGAAGAGGGTCATAACGCTTAGCATCTTGGTTAAGAATCAATTTTTTCAAATTAATCTTTAGAAGATTGTTTGATTCCATACCTAAGTGTAGTTGTTTATTTTTCTCTACATCTAACCGATGACGTTTAAATGTCGCTTCCTCTGTTTTAAGAAACTCATCTTCACTGACGAAAGGGTACCATTGAGCAGGAAAAAGACCGCTAAAGCTATACTCTGTTAGCTTGCGGTTTTTAATGACATTAATTTCACCAAGTCCAGATACATCGTAAGTTTTCCCTTGACCAGACTCAGAGATTTCAATTGATGCTGGATTAATGGGAAATAGCATGACTTCTTCCATATTATTAAAACTTAATTGTACGCCATATACTCTCAATTCTAATCACCTCTTATCCATATACAGCATTTGCAGAAGATGCAATGTCTTGCTCTAGCTTTTGAGTTATTTTTGATACAATCGTATTTATATCACTTTCATTACGCACATGCGTATCACCGAAGCTCACTGATGGAGTTAAAGTAACATAGTTTTGAATGTTTTTCATTTCAGCTAGTTCTCGCATCATTTTCAAATCTTCACTACTAATATCAACCGTGTCATTGATTTTTCCAACTTCACCGACTTCGCCGACACTATTAATGTCACCCATACTTCCATTTCCACCTACACTTTCAGGAATAGAATTAGAGCCTGGTACCTCATATGTCATTTCGGTCTTTTCTTTGGCCTTTTGCTCTTCCGCACGCTTGTTAGCTCTACCATCTAACATATCTACGACTTTTTGTTCTCGCTCGGCTGCTTTATCTGCAGCATCACTTTCCATCTGTGAAATTACCGTTTGACCAGCCTGACGAATGGCTGCTGCCTCTGCTGCAGCATTGGCTGTAAGATTCACATGACTAAGTACATCTAACGAAACTCCAGGGATCAATTTCAATTTACCAATTAGTAAGTTAACACCGTCTATTACCCCATTAACTAATTGCTCCAAGATACCCAAAGCGCCAACTTTCATATCTAATAGCGCATTTAATATTCCAAAACCCATTTTAACAAAGAAGATAGGTACTTGATCAAAGAAATTAAGAACACTATTCCAGGCTCTCATCATCCCAGCAGCAAAATTATCATTAGTATTCCAAAGGTCTACTAACCATACTATTAAGGCAACGATAAGAGAAATAATTAGAATAATTACATTTGCCTTCATTGCTGCGCTTAATGTCCTCCACGCAGCAGCTAAACCATAAGTTACAATAGTTGCAGCAGTATTAAAAATTGTTTGAATCATTGTTGCTATTGTCGCAGCGACTATTCCTGCCTTTGTCAAAGTGGTGATAAGTAACAGTCCAGCCATAGCAGCTCCTACTCCCCAAATTATGGGCTCAATCACTATCCAATTAGTTGCAACAAATTCATAAAGACTTGCAAGCATAGATAACAATCCAAGTGCTGCCCTTGCCGCTCCCGAAAATGCTAAACTCATATTTTGCATGAAAGTATCAACTTCACCACTATTTAGTTTTTCACTTATTTGCTCTATGACTCCACCAAATGATTGTAACGCTGAATTTTTTAATTGCGTAAAAATATCCGCGAATGTATTTGGCAAAGTATCAAATTTTTGATTTATTTCATCAGCCGCGGAAAACATAGCCCCCTTAATTATGTCAGAGGTTAATAATCCTTCTGCTGACATAGCCATTAATTGTTCGGTAGATTTACCAGTAAAATTAGAAATCGCAGCTGCAATCATAGGTGCTTCTCTTGCAATAGAACTAAAATCGCCACCTTGAATCTTACCAGAAGACATCGCTTGAATAATTTGGGACATACCAGCTTGTTGATCCTTCGCTCCAGAACCCCCAAGTCTAAATGATTTCTGGACTAACTCTGTAAACGCAATAAGTTCATCATTATTACTAAAAGCATCAGGTGCTATAGATCCCATTCTTCCAATTACTGATGCAGTATCCATATAGCTAGTCCTAGAACGTTCAGCAGAGGCAAATATTTTATCTTGTAACTCCTTAGTCGTTTGAGACTTATCATTAATCTGGTTTATTCTAGCTAAAGTATTTACATAGTCATCACTAACTTTAATTGCTACTTGAATGTCTTTCATAGATAGTTTTCCAGAGATAAAGTTCTTTAATTTACTTACCCAACCTGAAGCTGCAGATCCACCTGCTTTAACACTCTGATTAACTTTCGTTTGTAAATCTAATATTTTCTTTTCTAATATTGCTATACGTGTTAAAGAAGCAGCCAAAGCAGCTGAATTACTAATATTTGCAATTTGTTTTTGTGCTTTTGATGTATTTAATGTCATAGTTAAAGGTGTTTCTACTATACGTTTCATTCGTTCCATGGTGTTAATAATACTATTCATTTGAACAGTAATTTTTTGAAGTGGCTTGGATAGCTGATCTACTATTTTTAAAGTTGCTGATACTGTAGCTATATTAATCACAACCCTTATTTAACAAAAACCATTCTCTATTATGAGAATGGTTTTTATATAATCAATTCCGAAAACTACTTATTTCCGTTTCATTCTAGCTGATTCTTTCTTTTCTTTTTCAATTCGTTCATCAATTGCCGCCATAACAAAAGCCCTCTCTTCTCGTGAAAGGGCTAAAAATTCACTTGGCCATTTTCTGAATTTATGGAGGGCATAGTAAGCATAGTTTGCTTCCGAATCGCCCTCCCTTATTAGTTTTTTGATTCTTCTACTAATTCTTCCATGTCCACATCAAAACCACTCAACTCTTGAATTTTAGCTGCTAGAGTTGTCACTTCACCTGAAAGTAGCACTCTCTGAACATAATCATCAGCTGTCGCACAACCAAGTTTTTTAATACTGTCAGCATGTTTGAAATCAGGAGTAATCGTATGATTAATAACCATTTTAATATTAAATTTCTGCGCATCAAACTCAACTTTTCGTCCTTTTTTAACCATAGTACAAGCCTTACGAATTTCATCAAATTCTTTGTTAGTCATTGCTTTAATCTTAAATGGCATTAAATTGCCCTTCTTATCTTTAAAACGAGGAGAGATGGTCACCTCTTCAACTAAATTATCAACTGGATTGGCATTCAAAAAATCTTGTAAACTCATATTTTATTACCTCCAAAGGATATTTGATTAAAAGAAAAGGGCGCCAAATTAGGCACCCGAAATTACTGAAAATTGATCATCAATATCATAGTCGCTAAATGTGAACGGAAGTTCCTCTTCTAGCATATCATCGCTAGATGCATCAAAACGTGCAGCAATAACACTATCAAGATTGCATTTTTTCAAGAAGGTTACTTGCTTGCCAGTTTCACTTCCAGGTTGTTCATTGACAATCATTAATTCAAACCAGAAATCACGGCCTGTTTGAATATAAGTACGCATTAGCTGACGGAACACTGAAGTTACATAGTACACAGTTAATGTACCTGATCCACTCCAACCTGCTGCACGTTGAGGGGTATTTGTCCTACCTAATACTGGCACATCCACTTTATTCTTTTCAATCGTTGCTTCAAGTGCCTTTGCATAGAACAATTCTTCAACTCTACCATCGATAATCGCATAAGCTTTGGCCTGCTTACCACTTAATGCATCTGTTTCCTTAAAAAATGTCATACTAGACCACCTCCACTGTCATATAGATTTTTTCGATACTATCTACCGGTTGAACACTCAGTTCAACAACAACAGCATCAACATCTGAACCTGCAGATACAGATACATCTGTCTGACTATCAAAGTTTTGAATAGCACCCAAACCTTGAAGTGTAACAAGGTACGATACAATCTCACCTTTTAATAAAGCTCTACCGTCTGCATTATTACTAACTTTTCCAATGTAAAACTGTTCGAAAATTCGTTTCACATCATTACCAATAGCATCCAAAATTCGCATTACGCGGTTTTTACTAAATGCTTTACTACGATCTGCTGTAAAATTACTAAGTGTATTAATATCCTGCTCAATAACTGCAGTACCATTAAGGGCCGTTACAACTAATTGACCATTTTTCAGCGCATTAATGGTTTCGCTATTCGTTAAACGCGGGAATGCATCAACAGCATTTGGAATTGCGCTATACGTAAGAGATTCATTAATATTAGCCGAAGCCTGCATTGCAGCAATCTCCCATACTAGATCTGAAGGTGACACTTGTAGTCCATCTGCTGTAATAATGCCGTTATGCAAACTAATAATTCCTTCATAGTTAGCAGTAGGTTGATTAATCAATACGGCTTGGATTTTTTTACCTTCTTCTTCGCGCTGACGTTTTACGTATGCAATTGCGATTTGCTTACTTGAAGTATCATCTAGCGATACTCCTAATACATTAAATTGGTATGCCTCAAATGCTGTAAGCGCAGCGGAGAAGTCAGCTCCACTAGAAGTACCGTCTGTACCCCCTGTTAGAGAAATCCCTGCTGTAGCAGTGATTTCACCATTACCTGACCATACAATGTAATTATTGTCTGCTAACTCTTCAACTGTAGCAACAGTTTGTCTATCCAGTTCATCACTTTCAAGAAGCGTAATAATATCGTAATGAGTTGGTTCATCAATGTTAGCTTGAACTACAACTTTTAGATCATTACCTCGTACTCCACCCCACTTAGCAGTTGCAGTCAAATTACCTTCAGTAGCAGTTGCTTTTCCAGCACCTGTACCACCCAAACGATAAAGCAATACTGTACTTGCCTGACTTACAGCAGAAGCAATATGACGAATACGTGCATCTGTTGCTTTGAATCCGATAAGCTCAACTGCCTTCTCTACAAATTCGGTTGACTCTAATACGATGACTTTTGTCGGATCTCCCCAAGGCAATGATACTGGATATGCTGCAATTCCTCGATCTCCTAGATTACCAAGAGGTTGCGGTTTTGCTTTGAATTTAATATAAACGCCCGGTCTTACTTTATTTTGAACTTCCCATTTTCCACCAGCCACTTACTTCACTCTCCTTTTTAGATACGATTGAATAGCCTTTTCCGCTTCTGCAATCGTGTAATGCTTACCATCTTCAAAAACACTTGCAAGTATGTCCTTCTCTTGCCCAGGACGTTGTCTAGAACTCAAAAATTGCGTTTTAGTAAATAACGCATCCTTGTCTTTATCACTCATAAAACATATTCCTCCTGCTCAAGTCTTTGCATTTTAGTGTCATGTGGTTGTTGATCATAACCGAGCATGCTGAACGTTACAAAAAAGTGCAGGACCTCATCTACAATTTGAAAACTCATTCCTTGTCCCAAATACTGAGCTTCAGCTACTTTAATCCATTTCAATGCTGTTGTTAATTTCTCGCCCATTTCATACAATTCATCGCTAGAAGGATCAGACCCAGCATAACGAATAACAAATGGAAGAATTCTTCTGTATCTTCGTCCAAGCTCTTGAGTTAATGTAGGTTCCAACAATCGCACATAAAAATAAGGTGAGTCGATAACTTCTCTGATTTCCTCGCTAGTTACTGGTATATCAGGAAATGCTAATTCAAGTGCATCATTGGCTGCGTAACGTACATCATTAATAGTGACTTGCATAATCTCACCCCAAAAACCCTTTTACACATCGTTTCATTTTCTTCTCTAAAATAGTTGGTATTTGTTGCTCCAACTCTTTTAATGAGATAGTCATCATAAACTTGCCTTCTTTCCAACCTCGACCGTTAGCTAATCGTTGTCCATATTCTACAAAGGACGAACTTTCATTAACGTTAAACACTTGAATGGCAGCACCATTAGATGTAAAAATCACATTGCCAATCGTCCAGCCTCTACGTACATCTTCCTGATCTGTGGGTGTACGACCTATTGACTTATCTAATAGTCTTTTAGCAAGTTCCTGTACACATTCTTCTAAAAAACCTGGTACCGCTTTTTCCATTGCTTTAAGATTGTCACGATACTTTTCGAATTCACGAAAATCGAAGTTTCCCAATTTCGTCATTACGCCCAATCCTTTGTAGTCAAAATAATCATTTGATGAATATTGCCAATTCGTCTTTTTTCATGTCCATCCCTCCGTTCATCTACTCATTTATCCCGATAACTTCTAGGGCATCCTGTTCTTTAACGTCTTCAGTACTGAAAAGACGACATAATAAAAAGTCGTCCCGATTGATGGACGACTTCTACTACTCTTATTCTGTTTCTTACGATACTCGATCATCAAGCGAAGTGAAATTAAGATTCTCCATATCATCAAACTATAAAATAAAAGTTACTAAAAAAGTCGTCTTGGACGACTTTTCCTTAGTTCTAATTCGTTTGACAATATCATCTTAACACGGAATTTCACATCATTGTTCGTATATCATTCTCTATTCATTCGCTAGTTTTTCGTACTCCAATATATATACTCCATTACATCAAACTATGAAATTAAGATAATAAAAAGCTTTGCCTGCAGACGACTTTTCCTCATTTCTAATTCGTTTGACAATATCATCTTAACACGGAATTTCACATCATTGGTTGTATATCATTCTCTATTTATTCGCTAGTTTTTCGTACCCAAGATGTATACTCCATATCATCAAACTATGAAATAAAAGAAAATAAAAAGCCGTCCTTGTGGACGACTTTTCCTCATTTCTAATTCGTTTGACAATATCATCTTAACACGAAATTTCACATCATTGGTTGCATATCATTCTCTATTAATTCGCTAGTTTTTCATACTCCAAAATTGCTTTTTTTCTACGTCTATAGAATACATCTTTAGAGATATTCAGCTCAAATGCTACGTTACTCCAAGATTTTTGCTCTAAATAGTGGTTACGAAGTAATTGAGCATACTCTGGCTTGTAATTTTCAAGTGCTTCAAATATATTGTCTATTTTCTGGATATCTTCTTGTAAGCTCTGTAGCTCAGCTACTCTGTCAAGTACAGCATCAATATCATCTCTTATCTCATAACCTCTAGCGGCTACAACTTTTTCTATTTTTTGTTTAAGTTCTCTTAGTAACTTTGTATCGGTAGCATCATTGCCTATCGATGGAATTGCTTTTTCTTGGCTTTTCACTCCAGCAGGATAGTGCTCAAGATAACTGTGCGCTACTGACTCTAACTTTTGTTCTCTCTTAGACAAATACATGTGACTTGGCATTCCTCTAAGCTTATGATGTAGTTCCTGCAATTGATCATCTTGGTTTAGTCTACTAATTGTAATACCTGCACCTACAGAATATGTTTCCAGCACTCGCTTGCGTGCTACCAACCTCTTATAATTACTTAATTGTTCGACGACTTGTTGTTCAGTCATACCGATCACTCTCCTTAAACTATTATTTTTATGAAATAGAATATTTCGTGCAACGGCTTCATCATTTTTATACTTAAATACTCAATATTAATAGACTACAAACAATATAAAATGGTAAAATATAGTTATCAATTAAACTCATGCGGAGGTTCAAATGGCTAAAGAATTGATTAAAATAAACCTTGGTTTAGTGATGCCTATTGCAGAAATTGATAATTGTAAACCAGAACACTGGGCAGAAGTTAAAAGTATAATCATCTCAGCTCTTAATGATGTAGATGGCTATGAGTTTGAAACTAAAATAGTTAGTGAATCAAATAGCGTCGGATTAATCCACAAACGAATTGTCCAAGGGCTTTACAATTCCGATATTGTTATCTGTGATGTAAGTTGTAAAAATCCTAACGTAATGTTCGAACTCGGAATGAGACTGGCCTTTGATAAGCCAACCATAATTGTTAAAGATGACAAAACCAATTACTCGTTTGATACCGGTGTGATTGAGCATATTGATTACCCAAGAGATCTGAGATTCAGCAAAATAGTTGATTTTAAGAACACATTATTAACT includes:
- a CDS encoding DUF2634 domain-containing protein — protein: MIPEVGASRLDSGLVQLQQPSLTWKLDLDRGKITGKTDGLDAVKQAVLKSLQTDRFWYDIYSFDYGHELKLIIGNPPQFVTSEVKRMIEEALLIDDRITAVKNVETSISSDLMNIQFTVTSIYGSFEGEVTSNV
- a CDS encoding DUF2577 domain-containing protein → MTDLLSTVKQAAMAAIAASNPVTIMFGVVTDINPLEVNVDQRFTLPADFLVVPESLTENRLVLGGTSYIVREGLKLGNKLLLLRVQGGQQYIILDRVVST
- a CDS encoding LysM peptidoglycan-binding domain-containing protein, producing MRVYGVQLSFNNMEEVMLFPINPASIEISESGQGKTYDVSGLGEINVIKNRKLTEYSFSGLFPAQWYPFVSEDEFLKTEEATFKRHRLDVEKNKQLHLGMESNNLLKINLKKLILNQDAKRYDPLQPVEYIKLIEKWMASKRPVRFIFSSSTYDINTAVSIESFQWEEAAGGGGDIEYSIKLMKYIFYGAKKVSTETTSDGGKVGATSTDSRPNDKQQDKTYTMIAGDSLWSVAKKKLGNGTRWKEIQTLNNIKDSELKRLPIGKVLKLP
- a CDS encoding tape measure protein, which encodes MINIATVSATLKIVDQLSKPLQKITVQMNSIINTMERMKRIVETPLTMTLNTSKAQKQIANISNSAALAASLTRIAILEKKILDLQTKVNQSVKAGGSAASGWVSKLKNFISGKLSMKDIQVAIKVSDDYVNTLARINQINDKSQTTKELQDKIFASAERSRTSYMDTASVIGRMGSIAPDAFSNNDELIAFTELVQKSFRLGGSGAKDQQAGMSQIIQAMSSGKIQGGDFSSIAREAPMIAAAISNFTGKSTEQLMAMSAEGLLTSDIIKGAMFSAADEINQKFDTLPNTFADIFTQLKNSALQSFGGVIEQISEKLNSGEVDTFMQNMSLAFSGAARAALGLLSMLASLYEFVATNWIVIEPIIWGVGAAMAGLLLITTLTKAGIVAATIATMIQTIFNTAATIVTYGLAAAWRTLSAAMKANVIILIISLIVALIVWLVDLWNTNDNFAAGMMRAWNSVLNFFDQVPIFFVKMGFGILNALLDMKVGALGILEQLVNGVIDGVNLLIGKLKLIPGVSLDVLSHVNLTANAAAEAAAIRQAGQTVISQMESDAADKAAEREQKVVDMLDGRANKRAEEQKAKEKTEMTYEVPGSNSIPESVGGNGSMGDINSVGEVGEVGKINDTVDISSEDLKMMRELAEMKNIQNYVTLTPSVSFGDTHVRNESDINTIVSKITQKLEQDIASSANAVYG
- a CDS encoding XkdN-like protein, encoding MSLQDFLNANPVDNLVEEVTISPRFKDKKGNLMPFKIKAMTNKEFDEIRKACTMVKKGRKVEFDAQKFNIKMVINHTITPDFKHADSIKKLGCATADDYVQRVLLSGEVTTLAAKIQELSGFDVDMEELVEESKN
- a CDS encoding phage tail tube protein, which encodes MTFFKETDALSGKQAKAYAIIDGRVEELFYAKALEATIEKNKVDVPVLGRTNTPQRAAGWSGSGTLTVYYVTSVFRQLMRTYIQTGRDFWFELMIVNEQPGSETGKQVTFLKKCNLDSVIAARFDASSDDMLEEELPFTFSDYDIDDQFSVISGA
- a CDS encoding phage tail sheath family protein, translating into MAGGKWEVQNKVRPGVYIKFKAKPQPLGNLGDRGIAAYPVSLPWGDPTKVIVLESTEFVEKAVELIGFKATDARIRHIASAVSQASTVLLYRLGGTGAGKATATEGNLTATAKWGGVRGNDLKVVVQANIDEPTHYDIITLLESDELDRQTVATVEELADNNYIVWSGNGEITATAGISLTGGTDGTSSGADFSAALTAFEAYQFNVLGVSLDDTSSKQIAIAYVKRQREEEGKKIQAVLINQPTANYEGIISLHNGIITADGLQVSPSDLVWEIAAMQASANINESLTYSAIPNAVDAFPRLTNSETINALKNGQLVVTALNGTAVIEQDINTLSNFTADRSKAFSKNRVMRILDAIGNDVKRIFEQFYIGKVSNNADGRALLKGEIVSYLVTLQGLGAIQNFDSQTDVSVSAGSDVDAVVVELSVQPVDSIEKIYMTVEVV
- a CDS encoding HK97 gp10 family phage protein; this encodes MTKLGNFDFREFEKYRDNLKAMEKAVPGFLEECVQELAKRLLDKSIGRTPTDQEDVRRGWTIGNVIFTSNGAAIQVFNVNESSSFVEYGQRLANGRGWKEGKFMMTISLKELEQQIPTILEKKMKRCVKGFLG
- a CDS encoding RNA polymerase subunit sigma-24 — its product is MTEQQVVEQLSNYKRLVARKRVLETYSVGAGITISRLNQDDQLQELHHKLRGMPSHMYLSKREQKLESVAHSYLEHYPAGVKSQEKAIPSIGNDATDTKLLRELKQKIEKVVAARGYEIRDDIDAVLDRVAELQSLQEDIQKIDNIFEALENYKPEYAQLLRNHYLEQKSWSNVAFELNISKDVFYRRRKKAILEYEKLAN